From Anaerolineae bacterium, a single genomic window includes:
- the icd gene encoding NADP-dependent isocitrate dehydrogenase, giving the protein MGYTIIQVPEGGEKIRKPGDQLIVPDNPIIPFIEGDGTGPDIWRASVRVFDAAVEKAYKGKRKIFWMEVYAGEKAYKQFGSWLPDETIKAFQEFLVGIKGPLTTPIGGGIRSLNVAIRKALDLYVCQRPVRYFPGVPSPLKHPEWVDMVIFRENTEDIYAGIEFEQGTPEWEKFMQLFKENFPEEYAKMRFPETSGIGIKPVSEEGTKRLVRAAIQWALANNRKSVTLVHKGNIMKYTEGAFRKWGYEVAEEEFGDKVYTWAQWDRTKAEKGEEAANAEQKAALEAGKLLVKDVIADICFQQTLTRPKEFDVIATMNLNGDYLSDALAAHVGGIGIAPGGNINYDTGHAVFEATHGTAPKYAGLDKVNPSSVILSGVMMFQYMGWNEAADLIIKGIEGAIAAKTVTYDFHRLTEGATLLKCSEFGDAIIKHMDD; this is encoded by the coding sequence ATGGGGTATACAATTATCCAAGTGCCTGAAGGCGGCGAAAAAATTCGCAAGCCGGGTGACCAGTTGATTGTGCCCGACAATCCGATTATCCCCTTTATCGAGGGTGACGGCACTGGGCCGGACATCTGGCGAGCTTCGGTGCGCGTGTTCGACGCCGCCGTGGAGAAAGCCTACAAGGGCAAGCGCAAGATATTCTGGATGGAGGTTTACGCGGGCGAGAAGGCCTACAAGCAGTTCGGTTCCTGGCTGCCGGATGAGACCATCAAGGCGTTCCAGGAGTTCCTGGTGGGCATCAAGGGCCCCTTGACCACGCCCATCGGCGGTGGGATCCGCTCCCTGAATGTGGCCATCCGCAAAGCGCTGGATCTGTATGTCTGCCAGCGCCCGGTGCGTTACTTCCCCGGCGTGCCCTCGCCCCTGAAGCACCCCGAGTGGGTGGACATGGTCATCTTCCGCGAGAACACGGAAGATATTTATGCGGGCATTGAGTTCGAGCAGGGCACCCCGGAGTGGGAAAAGTTCATGCAGTTGTTCAAGGAGAACTTCCCCGAGGAGTACGCCAAGATGCGCTTCCCGGAGACCTCGGGGATCGGCATCAAGCCCGTGTCTGAGGAGGGAACCAAGCGGCTGGTGCGGGCGGCCATCCAGTGGGCGTTGGCCAACAACCGCAAGAGCGTGACCTTAGTGCACAAGGGTAACATCATGAAGTACACCGAGGGCGCTTTCCGCAAGTGGGGCTACGAGGTGGCCGAAGAGGAGTTTGGCGACAAGGTGTACACCTGGGCCCAGTGGGATCGCACCAAGGCGGAGAAGGGCGAGGAAGCGGCCAACGCCGAGCAAAAGGCGGCCCTGGAGGCCGGGAAACTGCTGGTCAAGGACGTGATCGCCGATATTTGCTTCCAGCAGACGCTGACCCGCCCCAAGGAGTTCGATGTCATTGCCACGATGAACCTCAACGGCGACTACCTCTCCGACGCGCTGGCGGCCCATGTGGGCGGCATCGGCATTGCGCCGGGTGGCAACATCAACTACGATACCGGCCATGCGGTCTTCGAGGCCACCCACGGCACCGCGCCCAAGTACGCCGGGCTGGACAAGGTCAACCCCTCCTCGGTCATCCTCTCGGGCGTGATGATGTTCCAGTACATGGGATGGAATGAAGCGGCGGATTTGATCATCAAGGGCATCGAAGGCGCCATTGCGGCCAAGACGGTGACCTATGACTTCCACCGCTTGACGGAAGGAGCCACGCTGCTCAAATGCTCTGAGTTTGGCGACGCCATCATCAAGCACATGGACGATTAG
- the sdhC gene encoding succinate dehydrogenase, cytochrome b556 subunit: MSRFSETLTGYAKYKGSGHWAFVLHRLTGLAIVLFLLIHVVDTAFVYFWPAGYEEAIVLYRSPLFGIGEILLVFAVIYHALNGLRIAIFDLWYPEGWEMGFAQKSVVWTLAIAIILWIPAAVIMGQSILAHLGG; this comes from the coding sequence ATGTCCAGGTTTAGTGAGACCCTGACAGGGTATGCAAAGTACAAGGGGTCGGGCCATTGGGCCTTTGTCCTCCACCGGCTCACGGGATTGGCCATCGTCCTCTTCCTGTTGATTCATGTGGTGGACACGGCCTTCGTGTATTTTTGGCCCGCGGGCTACGAGGAGGCGATTGTGTTGTATCGTAGCCCTCTCTTCGGCATCGGCGAGATCCTGCTCGTCTTTGCCGTGATTTACCACGCCCTCAACGGATTGCGCATTGCGATTTTCGATCTCTGGTACCCTGAGGGCTGGGAAATGGGCTTTGCCCAAAAGTCCGTGGTCTGGACGCTGGCCATCGCAATCATCCTTTGGATCCCGGCGGCGGTCATCATGGGTCAGAGCATCCTGGCCCACCTGGGTGGATAG
- a CDS encoding FAD-dependent oxidoreductase encodes MKVHRHQYEVVVVGAGGAGLMAALYASKKVKTAVLSKLYPSRSHTGTAQGGIGAALGNLEEDHPEWHTFDTVKGSDYLGDQDAIEFMCYKAPELVYELEHMGLPFDRTPEGRIMQRPFGGHTNNKTGKPVHRACHSADRTGHMILQTLYQQCLKNNVTFFDEFQVLDLIMSEGKAAGVVAIELATGDMHVFHAKAVIIATGGWGRMWEVTSNAYAYTGDGAAIVLRKGLPLEDMEFFQFHPTGIYKLGILITEGVRGEGGVLINNEGERFMDRYAPTVKDLASRDVVSRAIYLEVKAGRGINGQRYVYLDVRPETVNKYAEIDGRTNPDGTPYRVTAEDILHKLPDIIDFCKTYLGVDPTKDPIPVQPTAHYAMGGIPTNVKTEVLADENNTVVPGLYAAGETACVSVHGANRLGTNSLVDLVVFGKEAGIHAAEYAAGVEFPPLPEDAADFAIAQLEAIRNSKGSEKVADIAKELKHVMMDKVGVFRTGEGLQEALDRVRDLKERFKHIQLTDTGRVFNYELLSAWELLNLLDLAEVTTASALARTESRGAHSRDDYPKRDDQNWLKHTLAWLRDGDVELRYKPVTITKYQPKERVY; translated from the coding sequence ATGAAAGTGCATCGGCATCAATACGAAGTGGTCGTGGTCGGTGCTGGTGGCGCCGGTTTGATGGCTGCGCTCTATGCGTCGAAGAAGGTCAAGACGGCCGTGTTGAGCAAACTGTACCCCAGCCGCTCGCACACCGGCACGGCGCAAGGTGGCATCGGAGCGGCCCTGGGGAACCTGGAAGAAGATCATCCCGAGTGGCACACCTTCGATACGGTCAAAGGGAGTGATTATCTGGGTGATCAGGATGCCATCGAGTTCATGTGCTACAAGGCCCCAGAATTAGTGTATGAACTGGAGCATATGGGGTTGCCTTTTGACCGCACGCCCGAAGGGCGCATCATGCAGCGACCTTTCGGCGGTCACACGAACAACAAGACGGGGAAACCGGTGCACCGCGCCTGTCACTCGGCCGACCGCACCGGGCACATGATTCTGCAGACCCTTTATCAGCAGTGCCTTAAGAACAATGTCACCTTCTTCGACGAGTTTCAGGTGCTGGACCTGATCATGTCCGAGGGTAAGGCCGCCGGGGTGGTGGCCATCGAGTTAGCCACGGGTGACATGCATGTCTTCCATGCCAAGGCCGTGATCATTGCCACGGGCGGCTGGGGCCGCATGTGGGAAGTGACCTCCAATGCCTATGCCTACACGGGCGACGGCGCGGCAATCGTGTTGCGCAAGGGACTGCCTTTGGAGGATATGGAATTCTTCCAGTTCCACCCCACGGGCATCTACAAACTGGGCATCCTGATCACCGAGGGCGTGCGCGGTGAGGGCGGTGTGCTCATCAATAACGAGGGTGAGCGTTTCATGGATCGCTACGCCCCCACGGTGAAGGACTTAGCCTCGCGGGATGTAGTCAGCCGCGCCATTTACCTGGAGGTTAAAGCCGGGCGGGGTATCAACGGCCAGCGCTATGTGTACCTGGATGTGCGGCCGGAGACGGTGAACAAGTACGCCGAAATCGACGGGCGCACCAACCCCGACGGCACGCCCTACCGGGTCACCGCTGAGGATATCCTCCACAAGTTGCCCGACATCATCGACTTCTGCAAGACTTACCTGGGCGTGGATCCCACCAAAGACCCCATCCCCGTGCAGCCCACGGCGCACTACGCCATGGGGGGCATCCCCACCAATGTGAAGACCGAGGTGCTCGCCGACGAGAACAACACCGTGGTGCCCGGCCTCTACGCGGCGGGCGAGACAGCGTGCGTGTCGGTGCATGGGGCCAATCGCCTGGGGACCAATTCGCTAGTGGATCTCGTGGTCTTTGGCAAGGAAGCGGGCATCCATGCAGCCGAGTACGCGGCTGGCGTTGAGTTTCCGCCCCTGCCCGAGGACGCGGCCGATTTTGCCATCGCTCAATTGGAGGCCATCCGCAACAGCAAAGGCAGCGAGAAGGTGGCCGATATCGCCAAGGAACTCAAGCATGTGATGATGGACAAGGTGGGCGTGTTCCGCACGGGCGAGGGTTTGCAGGAGGCGCTGGACAGGGTGCGCGATCTGAAGGAGCGCTTCAAGCACATTCAACTCACCGATACCGGTCGCGTGTTCAACTATGAGTTGCTTAGCGCTTGGGAACTTTTGAATCTGTTGGATTTGGCCGAAGTGACCACGGCCTCGGCGTTGGCCCGCACGGAAAGCCGCGGCGCCCATTCGCGCGACGACTATCCCAAGCGCGATGACCAGAACTGGCTCAAGCACACCTTGGCCTGGTTGCGTGATGGTGATGTGGAACTGCGCTACAAGCCGGTGACCATCACAAAGTACCAGCCCAAGGAACGCGTGTACTAA
- a CDS encoding succinate dehydrogenase iron-sulfur subunit: MQVTLKVFRYNPEKDAKPHFDTYTLEAEPTDRVLDLLEQVRDYHDGTLAYRRSCAHGVCGSCAMRINGRNRLACKTLIQDLGTDQIKVEPIMGLPVIKDMVVDMEPFFENYRSVLPYFINDEPVPEDGSERLQSPEERERFDESTKCILCAACTTSCPSFWADDRYLGPSAIVNAHRFIFDSRDRGAAERLKIVADQMGVWRCRTAYNCTEACPREIPITKLIAEVKQAALTGKVEYTYKK, from the coding sequence ATGCAAGTCACATTGAAAGTCTTCCGCTACAATCCGGAAAAGGATGCCAAGCCGCATTTCGACACCTATACCTTAGAGGCTGAGCCCACCGATCGGGTGCTGGACCTCTTGGAACAGGTGCGCGATTATCATGACGGCACTCTGGCTTATCGCCGCTCTTGCGCCCACGGCGTGTGCGGCTCCTGCGCCATGCGCATCAACGGTCGCAACCGCCTGGCTTGCAAGACCCTGATCCAGGACCTGGGTACCGACCAGATCAAGGTGGAGCCCATCATGGGCCTGCCGGTGATCAAGGACATGGTCGTGGACATGGAGCCCTTCTTCGAGAATTACCGGTCGGTGCTGCCTTACTTCATCAACGATGAGCCGGTGCCGGAGGATGGGAGTGAGCGCTTGCAGAGTCCTGAGGAACGGGAGCGCTTCGACGAGAGCACCAAATGCATCCTCTGCGCGGCCTGCACCACCTCCTGTCCCTCCTTCTGGGCGGATGACCGCTACCTGGGCCCCTCGGCCATCGTCAACGCGCATCGATTCATCTTCGATAGCCGCGATCGGGGTGCGGCCGAGCGGTTGAAGATTGTGGCCGACCAGATGGGCGTCTGGCGCTGCCGCACGGCGTACAACTGCACCGAGGCCTGCCCGCGCGAAATTCCCATTACCAAACTCATCGCCGAGGTCAAACAGGCTGCCCTCACCGGCAAGGTGGAGTACACTTACAAGAAGTAA
- a CDS encoding class I SAM-dependent methyltransferase: MDALTQKHLLALNRQFYQTFGEAFAEKRGRLQPGVDRLLPRIPPQARVLDLGCGHGMVLRALAKRGFRGEYVGVDFSTPLLAQARANAPADLRSRFVQADLTDPSWTSKVSAGPFEVVLAFAVFHHLPGQALRQRVLTQAAALLRPGGALMLSVWAFLHSPRLRQRAQPWERVGLTASQVDPGDYLLDWRHRGQGLRYVHHFTPAELEALLRRTGLDLKEMFLSDGENGRLGLYAVGRRPLPRE; this comes from the coding sequence GTGGATGCGCTTACCCAAAAACATCTCCTTGCCCTCAATCGGCAATTCTACCAGACCTTCGGCGAAGCCTTTGCCGAAAAGCGCGGCCGGCTGCAACCGGGGGTAGACCGCCTGCTGCCGCGCATCCCACCCCAGGCGCGGGTGCTGGATCTGGGCTGCGGCCACGGCATGGTGCTCCGGGCCCTGGCTAAGCGCGGCTTTCGTGGCGAGTATGTGGGCGTAGACTTCAGTACCCCGCTGCTCGCCCAGGCCCGGGCCAACGCCCCCGCCGACCTACGCAGCCGCTTTGTCCAGGCCGATCTCACCGACCCCTCCTGGACCTCCAAGGTGAGCGCCGGGCCTTTCGAGGTCGTCCTGGCCTTTGCCGTGTTCCATCACCTGCCGGGGCAGGCCTTGCGACAGCGGGTGTTGACCCAAGCCGCGGCGTTGCTCCGCCCCGGCGGAGCCCTCATGCTCTCCGTGTGGGCTTTTCTCCATAGCCCGCGCCTGCGGCAGCGTGCCCAGCCCTGGGAGCGGGTGGGGCTGACGGCCTCTCAGGTTGACCCCGGCGACTACCTGCTGGACTGGCGACACAGGGGCCAGGGGCTGCGTTATGTGCACCACTTCACTCCCGCCGAGTTGGAGGCCCTGCTGCGCCGCACAGGCCTGGACCTCAAGGAGATGTTCCTCTCCGATGGGGAAAACGGTCGCTTAGGGCTGTACGCGGTAGGGCGAAGACCACTGCCAAGGGAATAA
- a CDS encoding tRNA uridine(34) 5-carboxymethylaminomethyl modification radical SAM/GNAT enzyme Elp3, translating to MRPREVELQDEVFERAREALAAIRAGASVEEALRRHPLPRGYLSKAQLVAAYRRLVETGVWDPDPDLLVRIRLKPVRSLSGVTVVTVLTKPYPCPGECIFCPDDVRMPKSYLPDEPGAQRALQHQFDPYTQVRSRLAALEAVGHPIDKIELLVLGGTWTAYPKDYQEWFIKRLFDALNADDCPPAWRQGDDCVAPSLEAAQRHNETARHRNVGLVVETRPDHITPAVLRRLRRLGVTKVQVGAQSLDDRILALNRRGHTVADLRRAVALLRAAGFKIVLHWMPNLLGATPESDREDFARLWDGLAPDELKIYPTQLLPGTVLLVHWQRGEYRPYTTEELVNLLADLKPTVPPYCRINRVIRDIPSTHVVEGNRRTSLRQDVHAEMARRGTRCRCIRCREVRGQPIQPNLLRLEDYVYRADFAEEHFLQFVTPDDRLAGFLRLSLPLPEAPEVGMAEDLAGAAIVREVHVYGPSLPVGEEAPGAAQHVGLGTRLLREADRIAWEAGYRRLAVIAAVGTRRYYLVRGFARGRWYLVKPL from the coding sequence ATGCGACCACGGGAAGTCGAACTGCAGGACGAGGTGTTCGAGCGAGCCAGAGAAGCCCTGGCGGCCATCCGCGCTGGTGCCTCAGTGGAGGAGGCCCTGCGGCGGCATCCTTTGCCGCGAGGCTACCTGAGCAAGGCACAACTGGTGGCCGCCTACCGCCGCCTGGTGGAGACCGGCGTTTGGGACCCGGACCCCGACCTATTGGTCCGCATCCGCCTCAAGCCGGTGCGTTCCCTTTCGGGCGTGACCGTGGTCACGGTGCTCACCAAGCCGTACCCCTGCCCGGGGGAGTGCATTTTCTGCCCCGACGATGTGCGAATGCCCAAGAGTTATCTGCCCGACGAGCCAGGGGCGCAGCGGGCCTTGCAGCATCAGTTCGACCCTTACACCCAGGTGCGTTCTCGCCTGGCGGCCCTGGAGGCGGTGGGTCACCCGATCGACAAAATCGAGTTGCTGGTGCTGGGCGGCACCTGGACGGCCTACCCCAAGGACTATCAGGAATGGTTCATCAAGCGCCTGTTCGACGCGCTGAACGCCGACGATTGCCCTCCGGCTTGGCGGCAGGGGGACGACTGCGTGGCTCCTTCGCTGGAAGCGGCGCAACGCCACAACGAAACGGCGCGGCATCGCAATGTGGGGCTGGTGGTCGAGACGCGGCCTGACCATATCACCCCGGCGGTGCTGCGCCGCCTGCGGCGTCTGGGGGTGACCAAGGTGCAAGTCGGCGCGCAGAGTCTGGACGACCGCATCCTGGCGTTGAACCGGCGCGGGCACACGGTGGCCGATTTGCGCCGGGCGGTGGCTTTGTTGCGGGCGGCGGGGTTCAAAATCGTGCTGCACTGGATGCCCAACCTCTTAGGAGCCACCCCCGAGAGCGACCGCGAAGACTTCGCCCGCCTGTGGGATGGGCTAGCCCCCGACGAACTGAAGATCTACCCTACCCAACTGCTGCCCGGTACGGTGCTCCTGGTCCACTGGCAGCGGGGGGAGTACCGGCCTTACACCACCGAGGAGTTGGTGAACCTGTTGGCCGACCTCAAGCCCACCGTGCCGCCTTACTGTCGCATCAACCGCGTCATCCGCGACATCCCCTCGACCCATGTGGTGGAGGGCAACAGGCGCACCAGTTTGCGCCAGGATGTGCACGCCGAGATGGCGCGCCGGGGCACCCGCTGTCGCTGTATTCGCTGTCGCGAGGTGCGCGGTCAACCGATCCAGCCGAACCTTCTGCGTTTGGAGGACTATGTTTACCGCGCCGACTTCGCCGAGGAGCACTTTTTGCAATTCGTCACCCCCGACGACCGCCTGGCGGGCTTCTTGCGCCTGTCGTTGCCCTTGCCGGAGGCCCCCGAGGTGGGCATGGCCGAGGATCTGGCCGGGGCGGCCATCGTGCGCGAGGTGCATGTGTACGGCCCGTCGCTGCCCGTGGGCGAGGAGGCCCCCGGCGCCGCCCAGCATGTGGGCCTGGGCACCCGGTTGCTCCGCGAAGCCGATCGCATCGCCTGGGAAGCGGGGTATCGTCGCCTGGCCGTCATCGCCGCCGTGGGCACCCGGCGGTATTATCTGGTACGCGGT